The Methanohalophilus portucalensis genome window below encodes:
- a CDS encoding type II secretion system F family protein, protein MSKRYFSYAYTLFGDLFAKKRLKYHRLRHNLLKSRMNIGYDMYLSGAMLSAIIGSILVFLFFNVLIFITGIPEIPGTRLYLPYWFAPIVPYKALIVQVSGSIAILLLSFVSIFKGFILYPALIAGDRKRNIEQILPYAINYMSAMSGAGVLPVELFKSLAKNSIYGEVAVEVRYLVRDMEVLGKDLVTAMKNISLTTPSPMLQEFLQGAITVVTSGGELEPYFKIKTDQYIVENRQRQKEFLETLGLLGETYVTAFVAGPLFLIIVISIMSIMGGANMLFLYILVYAIVPVGSILFVILISSLTPEE, encoded by the coding sequence ATGAGTAAACGATACTTCAGCTATGCATATACCCTTTTCGGGGACCTTTTTGCAAAAAAGAGACTCAAATACCACCGTCTCCGCCACAACCTGCTGAAAAGCAGGATGAACATAGGTTATGATATGTATTTATCCGGAGCAATGCTTTCTGCTATAATAGGAAGCATACTGGTATTTTTATTCTTTAATGTATTAATTTTCATTACGGGTATACCGGAAATTCCGGGCACACGTTTATACCTGCCTTACTGGTTTGCCCCCATTGTTCCATATAAAGCCCTTATCGTGCAGGTATCCGGAAGTATAGCAATTCTACTATTATCTTTTGTATCCATATTTAAAGGATTTATTCTCTATCCAGCTTTGATTGCAGGAGACAGAAAACGCAACATCGAACAAATACTGCCCTATGCTATAAATTATATGTCTGCAATGTCAGGAGCTGGAGTGCTTCCTGTAGAACTTTTTAAGTCTCTGGCCAAGAATTCCATCTACGGGGAAGTTGCGGTTGAAGTACGCTATCTGGTAAGGGACATGGAAGTGCTGGGAAAGGATCTGGTAACAGCCATGAAGAACATTTCACTCACCACTCCATCACCTATGCTTCAGGAATTCTTGCAGGGAGCAATTACAGTTGTTACATCCGGGGGCGAGCTGGAACCTTATTTTAAAATAAAGACCGATCAGTACATAGTGGAAAACAGGCAGAGGCAAAAGGAATTTCTTGAAACACTGGGGCTTCTCGGTGAAACTTATGTTACTGCCTTTGTAGCAGGGCCGCTTTTCCTTATAATAGTCATATCGATCATGTCTATAATGGGTGGGGCAAATATGCTGTTTCTCTATATTCTTGTGTATGCCATAGTGCCTGTAGGAAGTATTTTATTTGTGATCCTTATCAGTAGTTTGACTCCGGAGGAGTAA
- a CDS encoding type II secretion system F family protein produces the protein MKFIGNDPVERNEPLSEEKLQELEDLTIKEKLEKAREYVLIKEFAKKPKEFLFRNPPYSIVFSGPLSLIFLIIGLKLTWGTPFIDDVIIFSVLISISFPSYTFFKKRRFINQVEEYIPNFLRDMAEMSRAGLTLPAAVNTLTKADYGVLTEEVKKMDASLSWGISFEVTLENFAQRLNTPLISRSVALITQANRAGGRTSSVLDAAARDANEIKTLQRERKGNMVVYVVISYMSFLVFLFVVLMLTSKFVPTMAEAGNAAASAGAGSQFIGAFDPDHFTRILFHASVIQGFVTGIVAGQMGEGQVSAGLKHSLLLTIIAWATFTFLI, from the coding sequence ATGAAGTTTATTGGCAACGATCCGGTAGAAAGGAATGAACCTTTAAGCGAGGAAAAACTTCAGGAGCTTGAAGATCTCACGATAAAAGAAAAACTGGAAAAAGCCAGAGAATATGTGCTCATAAAGGAATTTGCTAAAAAGCCAAAGGAATTTTTATTTAGAAACCCCCCCTATTCTATAGTATTTAGCGGACCACTTTCATTGATCTTTCTGATAATAGGACTGAAGTTGACATGGGGTACACCATTTATAGATGATGTGATAATATTTTCAGTTCTAATTTCAATTTCATTTCCTTCATACACTTTCTTCAAAAAAAGGCGTTTTATAAATCAGGTAGAGGAATACATACCAAATTTCCTCAGGGACATGGCAGAGATGAGCCGTGCCGGACTTACATTGCCTGCAGCAGTCAATACATTGACAAAAGCTGACTATGGAGTACTGACAGAAGAAGTTAAAAAAATGGATGCTTCCCTTTCCTGGGGCATTTCTTTTGAGGTTACGCTGGAAAATTTTGCCCAACGTCTGAATACACCCCTTATTTCAAGGTCTGTAGCTTTAATTACACAGGCAAACAGGGCCGGCGGAAGAACTTCATCCGTACTTGATGCAGCTGCCAGGGATGCAAATGAGATCAAAACCTTGCAGAGGGAAAGAAAGGGAAACATGGTGGTTTATGTTGTGATTAGTTACATGTCATTCCTTGTTTTCCTCTTCGTGGTTCTTATGCTAACCTCTAAATTCGTACCAACCATGGCAGAAGCCGGGAATGCAGCAGCATCTGCAGGTGCAGGAAGTCAATTCATAGGTGCTTTTGATCCGGATCATTTCACCCGTATATTATTCCACGCTTCTGTGATCCAGGGGTTTGTTACAGGAATCGTAGCAGGCCAGATGGGGGAAGGACAGGTGTCAGCAGGCTTAAAGCACTCCTTATTGCTGACCATCATAGCCTGGGCCACTTTCACCTTCCTTATCTAA
- a CDS encoding FumA C-terminus/TtdB family hydratase beta subunit gives MEYHLKTPLTIEDIESLRIGDVVYISGNVFTARDEAHSRILETPLENMPIDLEGAAIYHCGPLMQEKEPGIWQPVAAGPTTSARMSAMTPQLLEKHNVRMLIGKGGMDNVADSMKGKCVYLAYTGGCAALAVNSITKVCGVHWLDLGMPEAVWVLEMDEFGPLIVGIDTGGEDLFWNIREKVNENLEKNLR, from the coding sequence ATGGAATATCATCTGAAAACCCCTCTCACCATCGAGGACATAGAATCCCTGCGCATTGGTGATGTAGTTTACATATCAGGCAATGTTTTCACAGCCCGGGATGAGGCTCATTCACGTATCCTGGAAACCCCCCTGGAAAATATGCCCATTGATCTGGAAGGAGCAGCTATCTATCATTGCGGTCCTCTTATGCAGGAAAAGGAACCTGGAATATGGCAACCGGTGGCAGCCGGTCCGACCACCAGTGCACGTATGTCTGCAATGACTCCTCAACTTCTGGAAAAACACAATGTGAGAATGTTGATAGGTAAGGGCGGAATGGACAATGTAGCCGATTCAATGAAAGGAAAATGTGTCTATCTTGCCTATACTGGAGGTTGTGCTGCATTGGCGGTCAATTCCATAACAAAGGTTTGTGGTGTCCACTGGCTTGATCTGGGTATGCCAGAAGCAGTATGGGTACTTGAAATGGATGAATTCGGCCCCTTGATTGTGGGAATAGATACTGGGGGAGAAGACCTTTTCTGGAATATCAGGGAAAAGGTAAACGAAAATCTCGAAAAGAATCTTAGATAA